A genomic window from Candidatus Hydrogenedentota bacterium includes:
- a CDS encoding sugar phosphate isomerase/epimerase, translated as MEWRLLTALGWGVDVQEGEKDFMIKLGVNTVLFGKHDFRTAMQHIKWAGYDAAEISALKGMCEHLCLDTWKKDAADIKAISQDLELPITAMEEGGLDENRLMLAYEAGAEIGIPVVNVGPGGSKDNPEDLSKTIDILAKMAEKAEPFGVKLCVKAHVGAAIWNTPTTIVAMAKIASPAFGIDMDPSHIHRGGEVPKDALRQVISRVKHVHIRDCKGPGPSPGAPEMQACGRGEIDLMGYCKVLVESKFDGPVNLEIIGAGEYELSRCAIIAAESYGYLNACLKACGGR; from the coding sequence ATGGAATGGCGCCTGCTGACGGCTTTGGGCTGGGGCGTTGATGTACAGGAAGGAGAGAAGGACTTCATGATCAAACTGGGCGTGAACACCGTGCTGTTCGGCAAGCACGATTTCCGTACGGCCATGCAACACATCAAATGGGCCGGATACGACGCGGCGGAGATCTCGGCGTTGAAGGGCATGTGCGAGCATCTGTGCCTGGACACGTGGAAGAAGGACGCGGCGGACATCAAGGCCATTTCACAGGACCTCGAATTGCCGATTACGGCGATGGAAGAGGGCGGATTGGATGAAAACCGGTTGATGCTGGCATACGAAGCGGGCGCCGAGATTGGCATTCCGGTCGTGAACGTCGGCCCGGGCGGATCCAAGGACAACCCGGAAGACTTGTCGAAAACCATTGATATCCTTGCCAAAATGGCGGAGAAGGCCGAACCGTTCGGCGTGAAACTGTGCGTGAAAGCGCACGTGGGCGCGGCTATCTGGAACACGCCGACGACGATCGTGGCGATGGCGAAAATCGCCTCGCCCGCCTTCGGCATAGACATGGATCCGAGCCACATCCATCGCGGCGGCGAAGTGCCGAAGGACGCGCTCCGGCAAGTCATCTCGCGCGTCAAACACGTCCATATCCGCGACTGCAAGGGACCGGGGCCGAGTCCGGGCGCGCCGGAAATGCAGGCCTGCGGACGCGGCGAGATTGATTTGATGGGGTATTGCAAGGTGCTCGTCGAATCGAAATTCGACGGGCCGGTCAACCTCGAAATCATCGGCGCGGGCGAATACGAACTGAGCCGCTGCGCCATTATCGCCGCGGAAAGTTACGGCTATTTGAACGCCTGCCTCAAGGCGTGTGGCGGAAGATAA